One window of Nymphaea colorata isolate Beijing-Zhang1983 chromosome 1, ASM883128v2, whole genome shotgun sequence genomic DNA carries:
- the LOC116245936 gene encoding pentatricopeptide repeat-containing protein At1g63330-like, translating into MKGVVRSGHLHSAASRLLSSSSSIAADSATNFASGVPPLFPASFYHRHPLEVQKLQRAIECCCQSGRIDDAFSIFRHMVGLNISPSVSSFNVLLSAFNKVGRFAATLPLYNLMYKSGVPPDVATINILINCYSETDRSDVAFEVFNEFRDQKLAPNIVTFNTLLKGLCKEKRLVDAIQFHHDMAEKKRPPPNERTYSILVNFLCSLSKSLHCLGLISEMLKLGLEPTESMYNTVLAGLCKERRIGAALSLHTSMSKVRKKANLVTYTALIDRLCKVGMLKEAKLLFIEMSNNGFSPNIVTYTALICGFCTEGLWREAAIALNEMISHGIRPNLVTYTGVMGSLCKHGKFQDALDVFDGTVQLGLDPGLTTYATMIHGLCKGGRMDAAIGLRRQMEVNGLGINLAIYNSLIYGFCKIGKMDEAMKVFQEIKEKGSRPDTITYNVLMDGFCKAGHIGTARSLYLDMKEEGQNPNLISYNTLMDGLSREYNLDQVLNLFREINDSSQVDIITYNILINKICKEDEVVEPKKIVNELSEKGIEADVVTYSTLINGLCENGRLLEAMDLLGQMTESGLCPNVITYNSIMKGFCLIGQVDKAVEMLHVMIANHIIPSANTLCLFREYVHGLPHHQETMELLETVILKQDKCCDDSYMELLDVVGQQLVLPSKASSHECAAAKASKLCESSGS; encoded by the coding sequence ATGAAGGGCGTTGTCAGAAGCGGCCACCTTCACTCTGCGGCATCGAggctcctttcttcttcttcttcaattgctGCTGATTCCGCTACCAACTTCGCCTCAGGAGTTCCACCTTTGTTTCCTGCATCTTTTTATCACCGGCACCCGTTGGAAGTCCAGAAGCTGCAACGCGCCATTGAGTGCTGCTGCCAATCCGGCAGGATTGATGACGCCTTCTCCATTTTTAGGCATATGGTCGGGTTAAACATCAGCCCATCCGTTTCCTCTTTCAATGTCTTGTTGTCCGCTTTTAACAAGGTTGGTCGGTTCGCTGCCACTCTCCCTCTTTACAACCTCATGTACAAGTCCGGGGTTCCTCCTGACGTCGCCACCATCAATATATTGATCAATTGTTACTCTGAAACCGATAGAAGCGACGTCGCTTTCGAGGTCTTCAACGAGTTTAGAGATCAAAAATTAGCCCCAAACATTGTTACTTTCAATACCCTTTTGAAGGGTCTGTGTAAGGAAAAGAGACTGGTCGATGCCATTCAATTTCATCACGACATGGCCGAGAAGAAACGGCCTCCCCCTAACGAAAGGACGTACTCTATTCTCGTCAATTTTCTTTGTAGTTTATCGAAATCGCTACATTGTCTGGGTTTGATCTCTGAGATGTTGAAATTGGGGTTGGAGCCCACGGAGTCCATGTATAACACAGTCTTAGCAGGGTTGTGCAAGGAGAGAAGGATCGGCGCGGCTCTATCACTTCACACCTCCATGAGTAAGGTCAGGAAGAAGGCCAACTTGGTCACTTACACTGCGCTAATCGACAGACTGTGTAAGGTGGGGATGCTGAAAGAAGCTAAGTTGTTATTTATTGAAATGTCGAACAATGGATTCTCACCCAATATTGTTACTTACACTGCATTGATTTGTGGTTTTTGCACGGAAGGTCTGTGGCGGGAAGCCGCGATTGCATTGAATGAGATGATCTCTCATGGGATTAGGCCAAATCTTGTAACATATACTGGAGTCATGGGTAGTCTCTGCAAACATGGCAAGTTTCAGGATGCACTCGACGTGTTCGATGGAACGGTTCAGCTTGGACTAGACCCGGGCTTAACCACTTACGCTACGATGATCCATGGGCTCTGCAAGGGTGGAAGAATGGATGCTGCTATCGGCCTCCGTCGTCAGATGGAGGTGAATGGTCTTGGGATTAATTTGGCAATTTACAATTCGCTGATTTATGGGTTTTGCAAGATTGGAAAGATGGATGAAGCCATGAAAGTTTTTCAAGAAATCAAGGAAAAAGGTTCTAGACCTGATACCATTACTTACAACGTATTGATGGATGGGTTTTGCAAGGCTGGGCATATTGGTACTGCCAGAAGTCTTTACCTTGATATGAAAGAAGAGGGTCAGAATCCTAACCTAATTAGCTATAACACGTTGATGGATGGTTTAAGTCGTGAGTATAATCTTGATCAGGTTCTTAATTTGTTCAGAGAAATTAATGATTCGAGTCAAGTGGATATTATAACTTACAACATACTCATAAATAAGATCTGCAAGGAAGATGAGGTAGTAGAGCCAAAGAAAATTGTAAATGAATTGTCTGAGAAAGGAATTGAGGCTGATGTTGTGACTTATTCAACACTGATAAATGGGCTTTGTGAAAATGGGAGGCTGCTTGAGGCCATGGACCTGCTGGGCCAGATGACGGAAAGTGGTCTTTGTCCAAATGTAATAACTTACAATAGCATCATGAAAGGGTTTTGTTTAATAGGACAGGTCGACAAAGCTGTTGAGATGCTTCATGTAATGATTGCTAATCACATAATTCCATCTGCCAATACATTGTGTCTTTTCCGGGAATATGTTCATGGTTTACCTCACCATCAGGAGACCATGGAATTACTTGAAACGGTCATACTGAAGCAAGATAAATGCTGTGATGACTCGTATATGGAACTTCTGGATGTTGTTGGTCAGCAATTAGTTCTCCCTTCTAAAGCATCATCCCATGAATGTGCAGCAGCAAAGGCAAGTAAATTATGTGAATCTTCGGGTTCATAG
- the LOC116250922 gene encoding 60S acidic ribosomal protein P2-like, whose protein sequence is MKIVAAYLLAVLGGNANPSAGDLKSILGSVGAEAEDDRIDFLLSEVQGKDITELIASGREKFASVPSGGGVAVAMAATGGGGGAAAAPAAAEPKKEEKVEEKEESDEDMGFSLFD, encoded by the exons atgaagatcgTTGCAGCTTACTTGCTCGCCGTGTTGGGCGGAAATGCCAACCCATCAGCTGGCGATCTGAAGTCCATCCTTGGTTCAG TTGGTGCGGAAGCTGAAGATGATAGGATAGATTTTCTATTGAGTGAAGTGCAAGGCAAAGACATAACTGAACTTATTGCTTCTGGAAGGGAAAAGTTTGCTTCTGTCCCATCAGGTGGTGGTGTTGCTGTTGCAATGGCTGCtactggtggtggtggtggtgcagcTGCAGCCCCGGCAGCTGCAGAGccaaagaaggaagagaaggttgaagagaaagaggaatcCGATGAG GATATGGGCTTTAGCTTGTTTGACTAG
- the LOC116251002 gene encoding aldehyde oxidase GLOX-like, with amino-acid sequence MRVVPSCRSQALLLPLTVLICCLLLGARSSAHQGNGGGEWQLLRHSIGISAMHMQVLHNDKVIMFDRTDFGHSNLSLPFGRCRNDPEDVALKKDCTAHSLVYDVATNVPRPLTVQTDTFCSSGAVAPNGRLVQTGGYNDGDRVVRVFSPCSDFEDCDWHEFPNALAARRWYATNHILPDGRIIIVGGRRQFNYEFFPNSDPPEKFDLPFLQETHDVPDENNLYPFVHLLPDGNLFIFANTRSILLDYVSGRILREFPEIPGKNPRNYPSTGSSVLLPIRLSERHPGGVRAVEVLVCGGAQKGSFAKAIAGEFVTALSTCGRLRLTDPSPEWEMETMPMPRVMSDMLILPNGQVLIINGAMSGTAGWQLGRNPALNPVIYQPGAPRGQRFSVMSASPIPRLYHSTAVVLPDGRVLVGGSNPNVNYSFSGVDYPTELRLEAFSPPYLSPEAAESRPRIVALPAGEFGYKQSLTIEFELTSWTSMEEGMWWEEYNEEEEEVEVKMLSPTFTTHSFSMNQRMVVLEMVEGSRLSAPSMYRVTVLSPPTAAAAPPGYYMLFVVHRRIPSPGIWVRIQ; translated from the coding sequence atgagggtgGTGCCATCTTGCCGATCACAGGCGTTGCTCCTTCCATTGACCGTCTTGATCTGCTGCCTGCTTCTTGGTGCGCGATCGTCGGCGCACCAAGGAAACGGTGGAGGAGAATGGCAGCTACTCAGGCACAGCATCGGGATATCGGCGATGCACATGCAGGTGCTGCACAACGACAAGGTGATCATGTTCGACCGGACGGACTTCGGCCACTCCAACTTGAGCCTCCCCTTCGGCCGCTGCCGCAACGACCCCGAGGACGTCGCCCTCAAGAAGGACTGCACCGCCCACTCCCTCGTCTACGACGTCGCCACCAACGTCCCCCGCCCTCTCACCGTCCAGACGGACACCTTCTGTTCCTCCGGCGCCGTTGCCCCCAACGGCCGCCTCGTCCAAACCGGCGGCTACAACGATGGGGACCGCGTCGTTCGCGTCTTCTCCCCTTGCTCCGACTTCGAGGACTGTGACTGGCACGAGTTCCCGAATGCGCTCGCCGCCAGGCGGTGGTACGCCACCAACCACATTCTTCCCGACGGCCGGATCATCATCGTTGGTGGCCGTCGGCAATTCAACTACGAGTTCTTCCCGAACTCGGACCCGCCGGAGAAGTTCGACCTCCCGTTCCTCCAAGAAACCCACGACGTTCCGGATGAGAACAACCTCTACCCATTCGTCCACCTCCTGCCCGACGGGAATCTCTTCATTTTCGCCAACACTCGATCCATCCTGTTGGACTACGTCAGCGGTAGGATTTTGCGCGAGTTCCCCGAGATTCCCGGCAAGAACCCCAGGAACTACCCGAGCACCGGCTCGTCGGTCTTGCTTCCCATCCGGCTGTCCGAGAGGCACCCCGGCGGTGTCCGGGCAGTAGAAGTACTGGTCTGCGGCGGGGCGCAGAAGGGTTCCTTCGCCAAGGCTATAGCCGGGGAGTTCGTCACGGCATTGTCCACGTGTGGGCGGCTGAGGTTGACGGACCCCTCGCCGGAGTGGGAGATGGAGACGATGCCGATGCCCAGAGTCATGAGCGACATGCTCATCCTGCCCAACGGTCAAGTCCTCATCATCAACGGCGCCATGAGCGGCACCGCCGGGTGGCAGCTGGGCCGGAATCCAGCCTTAAATCCGGTCATCTACCAGCCAGGAGCTCCTCGGGGCCAAAGATTCAGTGTAATGAGCGCGTCACCAATCCCGCGTTTGTACCACTCGACGGCGGTGGTGTTGCCGGATGGAAGAGTCCTCGTAGGAGGGAGCAACCCGAACGTGAACTACAGCTTTTCCGGCGTGGACTACCCGACAGAGCTTCGCTTGGAGGCCTTCTCTCCTCCATACCTGTCGCCGGAAGCGGCGGAGTCGCGTCCGAGGATCGTGGCGTTACCGGCGGGGGAGTTCGGGTACAAGCAGTCGCTGACCATCGAGTTCGAATTGACCAGTTGGACGTCGATGGAAGAAGGCATGTGGTGGGAGGAGTACaatgaagaggaggaggaggtggaagtGAAGATGCTGTCGCCGACCTTCACGACTCACTCCTTCTCCATGAACCAGAGGATGgtggtgctggagatggtggagGGGTCGCGCCTGTCTGCGCCGTCAATGTATCGGGTGACCGTGCTGAGCCCACCGACTGCGGCGGCGGCGCCTCCCGGTTACTACATGCTCTTCGTCGTCCATCGTCGCATACCCAGCCCCGGCATTTGGGTCAGGATTCAGTGA